Proteins found in one Cetobacterium somerae genomic segment:
- a CDS encoding recombinase RecT, which produces MARVKNDLVGSNSNSLSTGINGTGIPALKSLLATEAIRKQMKSLLGDKAGHFMMAIVGVVEGTPQLQDCEPQSIINSAIASATLDLPIEKNLGYAYIVPYKDKAQFQMGYKGYIQLALRSGQYKYINSIEIKEGELENYNLLTGEFNFKFIEDINQRLEAKTIGYASYIEFTNGFRNTLYMTKEQIENHAEKYSQSYGTDLKKGYSSSNWSKNFDSMALKTVLKLNLSKFGALSVSVQKALQIDGSSIKSISEEGTINIEYVDNTNEENKIIGNVELATNEEKLELLRQSDLIKFNINKKASELKIDFDTLTKKDLRILENIIDVETDKRMED; this is translated from the coding sequence ATGGCAAGAGTTAAAAATGATTTAGTTGGTAGTAACAGCAATAGTTTAAGTACAGGTATTAATGGAACAGGAATTCCTGCTTTAAAATCTCTACTTGCTACTGAGGCAATAAGAAAACAAATGAAAAGTTTGCTAGGAGATAAGGCAGGACACTTTATGATGGCTATTGTTGGAGTAGTAGAAGGAACTCCACAACTTCAAGATTGTGAACCTCAATCTATTATCAATTCAGCAATAGCAAGTGCAACACTAGATTTACCGATAGAAAAGAATTTAGGTTATGCTTATATAGTTCCTTATAAAGATAAAGCTCAATTTCAAATGGGTTATAAAGGTTATATCCAACTAGCTTTAAGAAGTGGACAATATAAATATATTAACTCTATTGAGATAAAAGAAGGTGAATTAGAAAATTATAACCTACTTACTGGTGAATTTAATTTTAAATTTATTGAGGATATAAACCAAAGATTAGAAGCTAAAACAATCGGTTATGCCTCTTATATAGAATTTACAAATGGATTTAGAAATACTTTATATATGACTAAAGAACAAATTGAAAACCATGCTGAGAAGTATAGTCAATCTTATGGAACTGATTTAAAAAAAGGTTATAGTAGTTCAAATTGGAGTAAAAACTTTGATTCAATGGCTTTAAAAACAGTTTTAAAACTTAATTTAAGTAAATTTGGTGCTTTATCAGTAAGTGTTCAAAAGGCTTTACAAATTGATGGTTCTTCTATTAAAAGTATATCTGAAGAGGGAACTATTAATATTGAATACGTTGATAATACTAATGAAGAAAATAAAATTATAGGAAATGTTGAACTTGCAACAAATGAAGAAAAATTAGAACTCCTTAGACAATCCGATTTAATTAAATTTAATATAAATAAAAAGGCTAGTGAATTAAAAATTGATTTTGATACTCTTACTAAAAAAGATTTAAGGATTCTTGAAAACATAATTGATGTCGAAACTGATAAGAGAATGGAGGATTAA
- a CDS encoding YqaJ viral recombinase family protein: MNEKLTVKELKEQLKTLGAKGYSKLKKAELISLLEELSPKLHDSEVLFTGECSGEGEWLNHRRIGATDVSILMVDYAWRNGFIDRPDNYNSPLLMYLERKGQYKREFSFESMVAMNFGHYAEDFIINNLPDLFKREFNLDVQEVRKGNQVVANPQYPLWTCTPDSWVKINNEWYPVELKTGNSYQAYDWSKDEVPNKYYAQVQQQLAVLNKTKGFLVGFIDNRFTKVYEIDVDSKLIEKAYELSIEFQNCLDTNTEPKSNGCKAECSFFKEEFKGFSNKLETTPIIEINKFQDYTSLKDTSKELSKELKEVEQDMTPFVAEIQKKMLELQTEELIINNEYIATWKIDKRGSKRFNIKELPKYVA; this comes from the coding sequence ATGAATGAGAAATTAACAGTAAAAGAATTAAAAGAACAATTAAAAACTTTAGGTGCTAAAGGATATAGTAAGTTGAAAAAAGCTGAACTTATATCTCTTTTAGAAGAATTATCACCAAAATTACATGATTCAGAAGTGTTATTCACTGGAGAATGTAGTGGAGAAGGTGAATGGTTAAATCATAGAAGAATAGGAGCTACTGACGTTTCTATACTAATGGTTGATTACGCTTGGAGAAATGGTTTTATCGATAGACCTGATAATTATAATAGTCCATTACTTATGTATTTAGAAAGAAAAGGACAATATAAAAGAGAGTTTAGCTTTGAAAGTATGGTTGCTATGAACTTTGGACATTATGCTGAAGATTTCATAATTAATAATCTTCCAGATCTTTTTAAAAGAGAATTTAACCTTGATGTTCAAGAGGTTAGAAAAGGAAATCAAGTAGTAGCTAATCCTCAATATCCTTTATGGACTTGTACTCCTGATAGTTGGGTTAAGATTAATAACGAATGGTATCCAGTTGAATTAAAAACAGGAAATAGTTATCAAGCATATGATTGGTCTAAAGATGAAGTGCCTAATAAATACTATGCACAAGTACAACAGCAACTTGCAGTACTGAATAAAACTAAAGGCTTTCTAGTTGGTTTTATAGATAATAGATTTACTAAAGTTTATGAAATAGATGTTGATAGTAAGTTAATTGAAAAAGCTTATGAATTATCTATAGAGTTTCAAAATTGCTTAGATACAAATACAGAACCTAAATCAAATGGTTGTAAAGCTGAATGTAGCTTCTTTAAAGAAGAGTTTAAAGGCTTTAGCAATAAACTAGAAACTACACCAATAATTGAAATTAATAAATTCCAAGACTATACATCTTTAAAAGATACTTCTAAAGAACTTTCTAAGGAATTAAAAGAAGTTGAACAAGATATGACACCTTTTGTGGCTGAAATTCAAAAGAAAATGTTAGAACTACAAACTGAAGAGTTAATTATAAATAATGAATATATTGCAACTTGGAAGATAGATAAAAGAGGTTCTAAAAGATTTAATATCAAAGAATTACCAAAATATGTAGCTTAA
- a CDS encoding XRE family transcriptional regulator → MLTTGEILKNKREEKGLSASRLAENLNVSQPYVTAIENNTKRPSKDYLQNIYNEFLFTNDEKIAIEEYEKFRRLPIDIQEKLIFLEKNNQKKVIQSNLKPLSEEDFIEMPVKAKASAGNGYINFEDTLYTRLIRRGNFCQDCYLIEVAGNSMEPLIQDGSFVIVDPHQTEYIANKIYVVKVGEETFVKRILIKEEAQVMILKSVNTDYDDVYIAGKELENVKLLGRAIKFVYEGNL, encoded by the coding sequence ATGTTAACAACAGGAGAAATCTTAAAAAATAAAAGAGAAGAAAAAGGCCTTTCAGCTTCAAGATTAGCTGAGAATTTGAATGTTTCTCAACCATATGTAACAGCAATAGAGAATAACACTAAAAGACCAAGTAAAGATTATTTACAGAATATATATAATGAGTTTTTATTTACAAATGATGAAAAAATAGCAATAGAAGAGTATGAAAAGTTTAGACGTTTGCCGATTGATATACAAGAGAAGTTAATTTTTTTGGAAAAAAATAACCAAAAAAAAGTAATACAATCAAATTTAAAACCATTAAGTGAAGAAGACTTTATTGAAATGCCTGTAAAAGCAAAAGCTTCTGCAGGGAATGGATATATTAATTTTGAGGATACGCTATATACAAGATTAATTAGAAGAGGTAATTTTTGTCAAGATTGTTATTTAATTGAAGTAGCAGGAAATTCAATGGAACCATTAATTCAAGATGGGTCATTCGTTATAGTAGATCCACATCAAACTGAATATATTGCAAATAAGATATATGTTGTTAAAGTTGGAGAAGAAACTTTTGTAAAAAGAATTCTTATAAAAGAGGAGGCTCAAGTAATGATATTAAAAAGTGTAAATACAGATTATGATGATGTTTATATAGCTGGTAAAGAGTTAGAAAATGTAAAATTATTAGGAAGAGCAATAAAATTTGTTTACGAGGGAAATTTATAA
- a CDS encoding GmrSD restriction endonuclease domain-containing protein, with amino-acid sequence MDLYQEWQEKIKNISTNNFSISIGELVTRYSQEQKRIVINPAYQRHYRWTNEQKSNFIESLLLGYPIPPIFMYRDTVHGFWEVIDGLQRLATIYEFIGVLEESFPRKEKLKKLKRTSIFRTLEDKTWEDFKKSNLDFILETQTLQVTVLDNKSDIENKYEIFRRLNSSSTVLSAQEIRNATLYESAPAVYEHIEKQIKRLDFTFLSAQDFIERKDMELFLEFLLLSNLLKNQYQDNDAANFSEALNKFSLSLDSEELEEGFIQFSKFINDCGKCQFKYTKDEKPQGAFINAYFEIISSLYILSEDGKVEDEEIKEILSKKYSEWQTEIGVNNPSALNRMRMAMKYAKDYRNVR; translated from the coding sequence ATGGATTTATATCAAGAATGGCAAGAAAAAATAAAAAATATATCTACTAATAATTTTAGTATATCTATCGGTGAACTAGTAACAAGGTATAGTCAAGAACAAAAAAGAATAGTAATTAATCCTGCTTATCAAAGGCATTATCGTTGGACAAACGAGCAAAAAAGTAATTTTATAGAATCGTTACTTTTAGGATATCCGATACCACCTATTTTTATGTACAGAGACACTGTTCATGGATTTTGGGAAGTTATTGATGGGCTACAGAGATTAGCAACAATTTATGAATTTATAGGTGTGTTAGAAGAAAGTTTTCCAAGAAAGGAAAAATTAAAAAAATTAAAAAGAACTAGTATTTTTAGAACACTAGAAGATAAAACGTGGGAAGATTTTAAGAAATCAAATTTAGATTTTATATTAGAAACACAAACATTACAAGTAACTGTTTTAGATAATAAAAGTGATATTGAAAATAAATATGAAATTTTTAGAAGACTAAATTCCTCTTCAACAGTTCTTTCAGCTCAAGAGATAAGAAATGCAACATTATATGAATCAGCTCCGGCAGTCTATGAACATATAGAAAAACAAATAAAAAGATTAGATTTTACTTTTTTGAGTGCACAAGATTTTATAGAAAGAAAAGATATGGAATTATTTTTAGAATTTCTATTATTAAGCAATTTATTAAAAAATCAATATCAAGATAATGATGCAGCAAATTTTTCAGAAGCTTTAAATAAATTTTCATTATCTTTAGATAGTGAGGAGTTAGAAGAAGGATTTATTCAATTTTCTAAATTTATAAATGATTGTGGAAAATGTCAATTTAAATATACAAAGGATGAAAAACCTCAAGGGGCTTTTATAAATGCATACTTTGAAATTATATCAAGTCTTTATATTCTTTCAGAAGATGGAAAAGTAGAAGATGAAGAAATAAAAGAAATTTTATCTAAAAAATACAGTGAATGGCAAACAGAGATAGGAGTAAATAACCCAAGTGCTCTTAACAGAATGAGAATGGCTATGAAATATGCAAAGGATTATAGAAATGTTAGATAA
- a CDS encoding Eco57I restriction-modification methylase domain-containing protein, with amino-acid sequence MDFSKILQTYFELIDNFFENKNMDFIKENSQYFTPINIVDKMLEDLEIQNLERVKILDPACGCGILLIKLLERLLDSKKIKIIEIDAYDIDYEALNITKKIINDIAALAKIKIKINLYDMDFLKVNIERKYNYIISNPPYKKTNKDLVEQDLTFLINGQPNLYHLFIGKSLKLLEKKGKYILVSPKNYLSGKYTEKLREFILKKFSITKLHTFNERSQIFGGEIIQEVCISHIENIKKDDVIVSYNGNEKIVLNMNKLILDADKFIIMTPRNLEDVKVIELFNNIKDKSIGNELFMRVGKVVQFRVHDRENSLIEEEFNEIENEVPLLVYRHINEGKINYRQIQEKNKNRAITLKNNIKNQSILVKNSNYVILRKNIEKKNKKIIMPVLYLKNLECDKLGIDNNLSYFTNINDNLSMEEAVGIFCIINSEQFDTYYRMINSSHTLNVYELESMKFPPLSTIKRIGEKYSKLDLTVKLCTDIVKNELLEKRF; translated from the coding sequence ATGGATTTTTCGAAGATATTACAAACTTATTTTGAATTAATTGATAATTTTTTTGAAAATAAAAATATGGATTTTATAAAAGAAAACTCTCAATACTTTACACCAATAAATATAGTTGATAAAATGTTAGAAGATTTAGAAATCCAAAATTTAGAAAGAGTAAAGATACTAGATCCAGCATGTGGTTGTGGGATACTTTTAATAAAATTATTAGAAAGATTATTAGATTCAAAAAAAATAAAAATAATAGAAATTGATGCATACGATATTGATTACGAAGCATTAAATATAACTAAGAAAATAATTAATGATATAGCTGCTTTAGCAAAAATAAAAATAAAAATAAATCTTTATGATATGGATTTTTTAAAAGTAAATATTGAAAGAAAATATAACTATATAATATCAAATCCTCCATATAAAAAGACCAATAAAGATTTAGTAGAACAAGATTTAACTTTTTTAATAAATGGACAACCAAATTTATACCATTTGTTTATAGGGAAATCATTAAAACTATTAGAAAAAAAAGGAAAGTATATATTAGTATCTCCGAAAAACTATCTTTCTGGAAAGTATACTGAAAAATTAAGAGAATTTATTTTAAAAAAATTTTCAATAACAAAATTGCATACTTTCAATGAAAGAAGTCAAATTTTTGGGGGAGAAATTATACAAGAAGTATGTATTTCGCATATAGAAAATATAAAAAAAGACGATGTGATTGTATCGTATAATGGTAATGAAAAAATAGTATTAAATATGAATAAGTTGATATTAGATGCTGATAAATTTATAATAATGACGCCAAGAAATTTAGAAGACGTAAAAGTTATTGAACTATTTAATAATATTAAAGACAAGAGTATTGGTAATGAATTATTTATGAGAGTAGGAAAAGTTGTACAGTTTCGTGTCCATGATAGAGAAAATTCTTTAATAGAGGAAGAGTTTAATGAAATTGAAAATGAAGTTCCACTACTAGTATACCGTCATATTAATGAAGGAAAAATAAATTATAGACAAATACAGGAAAAAAATAAAAATAGAGCAATAACATTAAAGAATAATATCAAGAATCAATCTATTTTGGTAAAAAATAGCAATTATGTTATTTTAAGAAAAAATATAGAAAAGAAAAACAAAAAAATAATAATGCCAGTTTTATATTTAAAAAATTTAGAATGTGATAAATTGGGAATTGATAATAATCTTTCATATTTTACAAATATTAATGATAATTTAAGTATGGAGGAGGCAGTAGGAATTTTTTGTATAATAAATTCGGAGCAATTTGATACTTATTATAGAATGATAAATAGTAGCCATACTTTAAATGTATATGAGTTAGAATCAATGAAATTCCCACCATTAAGTACAATAAAGAGAATTGGAGAAAAATATAGCAAATTAGATTTAACTGTAAAGTTATGTACAGATATAGTTAAAAATGAGCTATTGGAAAAAAGATTCTAA
- a CDS encoding TerB N-terminal domain-containing protein produces the protein MFNFIKKFFASNSIKNYDENERIKKELSLKPIESTLIPKNIKKSTDNEASIPYSSSNIFSISENFNIPKHIISLLWFEDGPFKNFFYNNEEKFNFTYEDLEITITSSFGPEEPSLISVFSSINITSSVTPLNEIGYFPSYHSLTPEEKGIYLKWLTNPLKNSEICIGYVFIFYYGLERFLFLENRTDAFDMIIELRKVYDNSSFQNYSLNSLLSYAFATKSKNLIEKIIHTFPNETYYYTKFKIWNKLPLNSDDIISLASKVGFTNKRYIKQEYLLFRETLENILVNKFSDNFFTLSTYDTINVESKNIIFTANYSLRDLKFEVPDLLENNSLKLDLYNLLLETHENTKALLKEKRMRIKK, from the coding sequence GTGTTTAATTTTATTAAAAAATTTTTCGCTTCAAATAGCATTAAAAACTATGATGAAAATGAAAGAATAAAAAAAGAATTATCTTTAAAACCAATTGAAAGCACTTTAATACCAAAAAACATTAAAAAGTCTACTGATAATGAAGCTAGTATTCCTTACAGTTCATCTAATATTTTTTCTATTTCTGAAAATTTTAATATACCTAAGCATATTATATCTCTTTTATGGTTTGAAGATGGACCTTTTAAAAATTTTTTTTATAATAATGAAGAAAAATTTAATTTTACATATGAAGATTTAGAAATAACTATCACTTCTAGCTTTGGTCCAGAAGAACCTAGTCTTATTTCTGTATTTTCTTCTATTAATATCACATCTTCAGTAACTCCATTAAATGAAATTGGATATTTTCCTAGTTATCACTCTCTTACACCTGAAGAAAAAGGAATTTATTTAAAATGGCTAACAAATCCTTTAAAAAATAGTGAAATTTGTATAGGGTACGTTTTTATTTTTTATTATGGTCTTGAACGATTCTTATTTTTAGAGAATAGAACTGATGCTTTTGATATGATAATTGAGTTAAGAAAAGTATACGATAACTCATCTTTTCAAAACTATAGCTTAAATTCCTTGCTTTCTTATGCTTTTGCTACAAAATCAAAAAATCTAATTGAAAAAATTATTCATACTTTTCCAAATGAAACTTATTATTATACTAAATTTAAAATTTGGAACAAGCTCCCTTTAAATAGTGACGATATAATTTCTTTAGCTTCAAAAGTTGGTTTTACAAATAAAAGGTATATTAAGCAAGAATATCTTCTTTTTAGAGAAACTTTAGAAAATATTTTAGTTAATAAATTTAGTGACAATTTTTTTACATTATCTACTTATGATACCATTAATGTTGAATCAAAAAATATTATTTTTACTGCAAATTATTCTTTAAGAGATTTAAAATTTGAAGTTCCTGATTTATTGGAAAATAATTCACTTAAGTTAGATTTATATAATCTATTACTTGAAACTCATGAAAATACTAAAGCTCTACTAAAAGAAAAAAGAATGAGAATAAAAAAATAA
- a CDS encoding helix-turn-helix domain-containing protein, which translates to MENGERIYEHLKNEMKKQKINQSDIANTLGMTRANISMIFSRMKKNKISYKNTIKIAKILGLNPKNFF; encoded by the coding sequence ATGGAAAATGGAGAAAGAATATACGAGCATTTAAAAAATGAAATGAAAAAACAAAAAATAAATCAATCAGATATAGCCAATACTTTAGGAATGACAAGAGCTAATATAAGTATGATTTTTTCAAGAATGAAGAAAAATAAAATAAGTTATAAAAATACAATAAAAATAGCAAAAATTTTAGGTTTAAACCCTAAAAATTTTTTTTAG
- a CDS encoding replication initiator protein A, whose product MRAIKKEDLENINFYQTPKWLFNLLLEGKITPGAYCLYMLMYDRTRLSSKNNWIDEEGEVFIIYSWDSMREDRKVKSNNQIKRDLDKLYELGLLQVKRKYRDSNLYYLNIYSEKEESEITQIVESNLEEKAELHNLCESDSTKCVSEITQFVEANNNNFINNNLIITTTNQDNINYKDQDTNQPEKASSSSFEKNIKEIKKYLLENVKDIPTCKNIMFLVENIGLPLERIKEVVNYATKSQKGIGFIYKALEENWTLKDITYSTEKNISTTPTARGHKFNSEAIDSTIEAKEAKEEYTSKIDRLQGIYQVLSDTEKKKIDDEAYQLAVEQYGPTVAKIMARTKTKFEILEKYYLLEKGA is encoded by the coding sequence ATGAGAGCAATAAAAAAAGAAGATTTAGAAAATATAAATTTTTATCAAACACCTAAATGGTTATTTAACTTATTACTTGAGGGGAAAATTACTCCAGGAGCATACTGTCTTTATATGCTTATGTATGATAGAACAAGACTATCTTCAAAGAACAATTGGATAGATGAAGAAGGAGAAGTTTTTATTATATACTCTTGGGATTCAATGAGAGAAGATAGAAAAGTAAAATCAAATAATCAGATAAAAAGAGATCTTGATAAATTATATGAATTAGGATTATTACAAGTTAAACGTAAATATAGAGATTCTAATCTTTATTATCTAAATATCTATTCTGAAAAAGAAGAAAGTGAGATTACACAAATTGTAGAATCTAACTTAGAAGAAAAAGCAGAATTACACAATTTGTGTGAGTCAGATTCTACAAAGTGTGTTAGTGAGATTACACAATTTGTAGAGGCTAATAATAATAACTTTATTAATAATAATTTAATAATAACTACTACTAACCAAGATAATATAAATTATAAAGACCAAGATACTAACCAACCTGAAAAAGCTAGTAGTAGTTCTTTTGAAAAAAATATAAAAGAGATTAAAAAATATTTGCTTGAGAACGTAAAAGATATACCAACTTGTAAAAATATCATGTTCTTAGTTGAAAATATAGGTCTACCTCTTGAAAGAATCAAAGAGGTTGTTAATTATGCAACTAAATCTCAAAAAGGAATTGGCTTTATCTACAAGGCTTTAGAAGAGAATTGGACATTGAAAGATATAACATATTCAACTGAAAAGAATATCAGTACTACACCTACAGCAAGAGGACATAAGTTTAATTCTGAAGCTATAGACAGCACAATAGAAGCTAAGGAAGCTAAAGAGGAATATACATCTAAGATTGATAGATTGCAAGGGATATATCAAGTTTTAAGTGATACAGAAAAGAAAAAAATTGATGATGAAGCATATCAATTAGCTGTAGAACAATATGGACCAACTGTTGCTAAAATTATGGCAAGAACTAAAACTAAGTTTGAAATTTTAGAAAAGTATTATTTATTGGAAAAAGGAGCTTAG
- a CDS encoding transposase, with product MARKSYSPEFKFAVVLEALKERKTLQEIASEHHIAPSQISRWVDEFKSAGISVFSKDMSSSKKIELLEEQQHELYAKIGKLSSENDWLKKKLER from the coding sequence GTGGCTAGAAAATCATATTCACCAGAATTTAAATTTGCAGTTGTTTTGGAAGCACTTAAAGAAAGAAAAACTCTTCAAGAAATCGCTTCAGAACATCATATTGCACCTTCTCAAATATCTCGTTGGGTAGATGAGTTTAAATCGGCGGGTATCTCTGTTTTTTCTAAAGATATGTCTAGCTCTAAAAAGATTGAACTTCTTGAAGAGCAACAACATGAGCTTTATGCTAAAATTGGTAAACTTAGCTCTGAGAACGATTGGTTAAAAAAAAAGCTCGAGAGATAG